atggtatgagattgttggcaggcacccgaggattcagttagccatggtttgtgaaagaaaggttggaaggagtgccacccaaaaataaataaaatgggagccgctcttataagtccggttgacgaggtagttagtgtacccattaccattcgttgacaacaacaaacacctctcaaaattttacctttattgctctctatatgttttcaaaatcaaagctctagcacaaatatagcaatcgatgcttttcctctatgaggaccattcttttactttcaatgttgagtcagttcacctatttctctccacctcaagaagcaaacacttgtgtgaactatgcattgattcctacatacttgcttattgcacttattatattactctatgttgacaatatccatgagatatacatgttacaggttgaaagcaaccgctgaaacttaatcttcttttgtgttgcttcaatatctctactttgaattattgctttatgagttaactcttatgcaagacttattgatgcttgtcttgaagtgctattcatgaaaagtctttgctatatgattcacttgtttactcatgtcatatacattgttttgatcgctgcattcactacatatgctttacaaatagtatgatcaagattatgatggcatgtcactccagaaattatctgtgttattgttttacctgctcgggacgagcagaactaagcttggggatgctgatacgtctccgacgtatcgataatttcttatgttccatgccacattattgatgttatctacatgttttatgcacactttatgtcatatttgtgcattttctggaactaacctattaacaagatgccgaagtgccgattctttgtttttctgctgtttttggtttcagaaatcctagtaaggaaatattctcggaattggacgaaatcaaagcccgggggcctattttctcacgaagcttccgtaagtccgaaggagagacgaagaggggccacggaggggccacactacaaggcggcgcgcccccccccccttggccgcgcggccctgtggtgtggggcccccgtgccgcctcttgacctgccctttcgcctataaaaagtctccgtgacgaaaaccccagcaccgagaaccacgatacggaaaaccttccagagacgccgccgccgccgatcccatctcgggggatcaaggagatcgcctccggcaccatgcctgagaggggaatcatctcccggaggactctacgccgccatggtcgcctccggtgtgatgtgtgagtagtctacccctggactatgggtccatagcagtagctagatggttgtcttctccccattgtgctatcattgtcggatcttgtgagctgcctaacatgatcaagatcatctatctgtaattctatatgttgcgtttgttgggatccgatgaatagagaatacttgttatgttgattatcaaagttatgctatgtgttgtttatgatcttgcatgctctcagttactagtagatgctcggccaagtagatgcttgtaactccaagagggagtacttatgctcgatagtgggttcatgcctgcattgacacccgggacaggatgaaagttctaaggttgtgttgtgctgttgccactagggataaaacattgatgctatgtctaaggatgtagttgttgattacattacgcaccatacttaatgcaattgtctgttgctttgcaacttaatactggagggggttcggatgataacctgaaggtggactttttaggcatagatgcagttggatggcggtctatgtaccttgtcgtaatgcccaattaaatctcactatactcatcatgatatgtatgtgcatggtcatgctctctttatttgtcaattgcccaactgtaatttgttcacccaacatgctgttcgtcttatgggagagacacctctagtgaactgtggaccccggtccaattctctttactgaaatacaatctactgcaatacttgttctactgttttctgcaaacaatcatcttccacacaatacggttaatcctttgttacagcaagccggtgagattgacaacctcactgtttcgttggggcaaagtactttggttgtgttgtgcaggttccacgttggcgccggaatccctggtgttgcgccgcactacatcccgccgccatcaaccttcaacgtgcttcttggctcctcctggttcgataaaccttggtttctttctgagggaaaacttgctgctgtgcgcatcataccttcctcttggggttgcccaacgaacgtgtgaaatacacgccatcagtatgcatattgttagagaagaacattgggccgctaactaaagccatgatccatggtggaagtttcagtttggacaacaatcctcaatctcttatgagaatattatctgttgttgaatgcttatgcattaaagaggagtccgttatctattgtctatgttgtcccggtatggatgtctaagttgagaataatcaaaagcgagaaatccaatgcgagctttctccttagacctttgtacaggcggcatagaggtacccctttgtgacacttggttaaaacatatgttatgcaatgataatccatgtaaatccaagctaattaggacaaggtgcgggcactattagtaatctatgcatgaggcttgcaacttataggatgtcttatacataacacatatgctttattactaccattgacaaaattgtttctatgttttcaaaataaaagctctagcacaaatatagtaatccatgcttccctctgcgaagggcctttcttctactttttgtgttgagtcagtttacctacttccttccatcttagaagcaaacacttgtgtcaactgtgcattgattcttacatactcgcttatttgcattcatcatattactttgtgttgacaattatccatgagatatacatgttgaagttgaaagcaaccgctgaaacttatatcttcctttgtgttgcttcaaaactttctactaagaaactattgctttatgagttaactcctatggaagtcttattgatgcttgtcttgaaagtactattcatgaaaagtctttgctatatggttcagttgtttattcattgtctttaccattgcttcaaatcgttgcattcatctcatatgcttacaatagtattgatcaagattatgatagcatgtcacttcagaaattatctttgttatcgtttacctactcgagggcgagtaggaactaagcttggggatgcttgatacgtctcaaacgtatctataatttcttatgttccatgccacttttatgatgatactcacatgttttatacacactttatgtcattattacgcattttccggaactaacctattaacaagatgccacagtgccagttcctgttttctgttgtttttggttccagaaaggctgttcggacaatattctcggaattcgacgaaacaaagaccaaatatcttattttttcgggaaggttctagaagtccgaaggggagacgaagatgggccaggggggccccacaccacagggccgcgcgggctccaccctggcctcgccggcctatggggagggagccctggcgcccttccgactccgcctcttcgcctatttaacccctcgtgacctaaaacttcgacaccgattgacgaaactccagaaagactccagggacgccgccgccatcgcgaaactccaattcgggggacagaagtctctgttccggcaccctgccgggacggggaattgcccccggagtcatctccatcgacaccaccgccatcttcatcaccatcgctgtctcccatgatgaggagggagtagttctcccccggggctgagggctctaccggtagctatgtggttcatctctctcatgtacttcaatacaatgatctcatgagctgccttacatgattgagatccatatgatgagctttgtatcactattaatctatgtgctactctagtgatgttattaaagtactctattcctcctccatgatgtaatgttgatagtgtgtgcatcatgtagtacttggcgtaggttatgattgtaatctcttgtagattatgaagttaactattactatgatagtattgatgcaatctattccccctttcatatctattgttgacagtgtgtatgctatgttagtactcggtctaaattgcaatggtctattatgcactctagaggttactttaatatgaactccagatgttgtggagcttgtttactccggcttgagggagctcttgtagccctacacaatgaatggtgtttgttatccaacaagagagtgtagaaagtagcattgatttattcagttatgtgatcaatgttgagagagtccactagtgaaagtatgatccctaggccttgtttctaagcattgaaacaccgtttccaacaagttctgttacatgtttgcttgctgccatctttatttcagattgcaattactacttacaatcatccatattacttgtattttactatctcttcgtcgaactagtgcacctatacatctgacaagtgtattaggtgtgttgtggacacaagagacttcttgtatcatgattgcagggttgcttgagagggatatatttgacctcttcctccctgagttcgataaaccttgggtgattcacttaagggaaacttgctgctgttctacaaacctctgctcttggaggcccaacactgtctacaggaaaagaagccaacagtagacagcacaagcctcgcctcgtctccgcgcccccggttgtctcgctccttactcttgctatcttgttgattcctttacttgttgcacttgtcctagaatcattgtaggatcaccactATCGCTAAAGTTCTCAACTTTAAAAagtctaaaacttgccgtagcgccattcaccccctcttgtttgctacgatccattcaagtggtatcatagcgaggttttcttgctcgggctttaccgcctaagaaatggccgaacaagaggcggataagaatgggtcaccttcccttgtgccacccgctccatcatctcccatcgattccacaacggctacgttggatgacctcaagaaattggagtcatccatcattgcccaaatgaaggcgatgatgatggagttggttgcacaaaaaccaaaccctctcaaacggtgagaccgctgctgctaaatgggacccgcatgtcatcctctatgtactataaaactttcttttcttggatttttttttggaacctcatatttggtcgcttgcctttttctttcgatcccgtgcagcctctcaaacggtgataccgctgctgctaaatggggcccgcatgtcatcctctatgtacaatcaagtttcttttcttgaattatttttggctcctgatatttggtcacttgcattttttctttcgatctcatgccacgttgaggaccctgcaggctcatgggacccgcatgtcatcctctatgtactataaaactttcttttcttggattctttttggcacctcatatttggtcacttgcctttttttcttttgatcccctgccccctctcaaacggtgataccgctgctgctaaatgggacccgcatgtcatcctctatgtactataaaactttcttttcttggatttttttggcacctcatatttggtcacttacctttttctttcgatcccctgccgcctctcaaacggtgagaccgctgctgctaaatgggacccgcatgtcatcctctatgtactataaaactttcttttcttggatttttttggaacctcatatttggtcacttgcctttttctttcgatcccgtgcagcctctcaaacggtgataccacttcacgctaaatgggacccgcatgtcatcctctatgtacaatcaagtttcttttcttgaattatttttggctcctgatatttggtcacttgcatttttctttcgatctcatgccacgttgaggaccctgcaggctcatgggacccgcatgtcatcctctatgtactataaaactttcttttcttggattctttttggcacctcatatttggtcacttgccttttttctttcgatcccctgccgcttctcaaacggtgataccgctgctgctaattgggacccgcatgtcatcctctatgtacaatcaagtttcttttcttgaattatttttggctcctgatatttggtcacttgcctttttctttcgatctcatgccacgtttgaaactttgaggaaccttgctggctcatgggacccgcatgtcatcctctatgtgctataaaagtttattttcttgggttttttttcaccctctgatttttggctatttcctttttctttcgatctcatgccacgtttgaaacgttgacgacgctgtcggctcatgggtccccgatgtcagcctccccgtacaggaAACAtgcgatatcttgattattttacagacaataaacagtgtacttcgctctgagctattgcaaacggatagattaaatatttatttttcataaacaaacttatatgttgaatctccttgttttttgttttttgcaaagcataggactttcctgttttttttagataaatctgactttcctgttttggagtgggctgaaattgtacaagacaaaaggcctagcaggatagttcgaaggcccagatgtccagatgcagcccaattgaaatctttcttttcttggatttttttgcaccccctaatttctggttacttcatttttcttttggtcctgtgccgccttggaaaagttgagaccgctgcaaaatgggacccgcatgtcatcctctatgtacaataaagtttcttttcttggattatttttggctcctgatatttggtcacttgcctttttctttcaatctcatgccgagtttgaaacgttgaggaatctgctggctcatgggtcccgcatgccatcctctatgaaaaataaaagtttcctttgttggatttattttttacccctaatttctagctatttgcctttttcttttgatcccctgcctcctttgaaacgatgacgacgcagctggcaggtcggtcccacatgtcatcctctatgaataataaaagtttcctttgatggatttatttttgaccctacttaatttctggctatttcctttttttcttttgatcctctgccgccttggaatagttgaggatgctgctgcctcatgggtcccgcatgtcatcctctcagaaaggttaatgtttcttttcttggattttgtttaccaactgatttttggcttatttttttatttcgatctcctgccgcctttaaaacattcacgatgctgctgcctcatgggtccccgatgtcagcctccccgtacaagaaacatgtgatatcttgattattttgcagacaataaacagtgtacttcgctctgagctattgcaaatggataaattaaatatttatttttcataaccaaacttatatgttgaatctccttgttttttgttttttgcgaagcatgggactttcctgtttttttagataaatctgactttcctgttttggagtgggctgaaattgtacgagacaaaaggccaagcaggatagttcgaaggcccagaatccagatgcagcccaattgaaatctttcttttcttggatttttttcaccccctaatttctggttacttcatttttcttttggtcctgtgccgccttggaaaagttgagaccgctgctgcaaaatgggacccgcatgtcatcctctatgtacaataaagtttcttttcttggattatttttggctcctgatatttggtcacttgcctttttctttcgatctcatgccgagtttgaaacgttgaggaagctgctggctcatgggtcccacatgtcatcctctatgaacaataaaagtttcctttgttggatttattttttacccctaatttctggctatttgcctttttcttttgatcccctgccccctttgaaacgatgacgacgcagttggcaggtcggtcccacatgtcatcctctatgaacaataaaagtttcctttgatggatttatttttgaccctacttaatttctggctatttccttttttttcttttgatcccctgccgccttggaatagttgaggatgctgctgcctcatgggtcccgcatgtcatcctctcagaaaggtaaatgtttcttttcttggattttgtttaccaactgatttatggcttattttttctttcgatctattgccgcctttaaaacgttgacgtcgctgctggctcatgggtccctgatgtcagcctccccgtacaagaaatatgtgatatttcgattattttgcagacaataaacagtgtatttcgctctgaactttgcaaacggataaattaaatctttatttttacataaacaaacttatatgttgaatctccttgttttttgtttttgtgaaacataggactttcatgttttttatcgaaaaaaaggactttcatgttttggagtgggctgaaattgtatgaGACAAAAGGCCGAGCAGGATAGTTcgtaggcccagatggccagatccagcccaattgaaatctttcttttcttggattattttggccagatgctacttcctttttcttttgatcccgtgccgcctttggaaacgttgagaccactgctgcaaaatgggtcccacatgtcatcctctatgtacaataaaagtttcttttcttggattattttcgggtcctgatatttggtcacttgcctttttctttcgatctcatgccacctttgaaacgctgaggaacctgctggctcatgggtcccacatgtcagcctataaacaacaaacctttcctttcttggagttatttgacccctaatttctggctatttcaccttttttttttatcccgtgccgccttggaaacgttgaggaagctgctgcctcaagggtcccgcatgtcatcctcttagaacgataaatttttattttctttgatttttttaccaactgatttttggtttattttttctttcgatcccctgccacctttataacgttgacgacgctgctggctcatcgggccccgatgtcagcctccccgtacaaaaaacatgtgatatcttgattattttgcagacaataaacagtgtatttcactctgagctattgcaaagggataaattaaatctttgtttttacgtaaacaaacttatatgttgaatctccttgttttttgtttttgccaagcataggactttcctattttggagtgggcttaaattgtacgagtcaaaaggcttccGGCAGGGTAGTTCGAAGgctcagatgtccagatgcagcccaattgaaatctttcctgtttttggctacttcctttttattttggtcctgtgccgaccgctattgcaaaatggggccgacatgtcatcctctatgtacaataaaagtttcttttcgtggattatttttggctcctgatatttggtcacttgcctttttctttcgatctcatgtcaactttaaaacgttgagaccgctgctgcaaaatgggacccgcatgtcatcctctatgtacaataaaagattttttggattatttttggcacctgatatttagtcacttgcctttttctttcgatctcatgctgcatctgaaacgttgaggaagctgctggcttgtgggtcccgcaagtcatcctctatgtagaataaaagtttcctttcttggatataTTACTTTTTACccgtaatttctggctacttctttttcttttgatcccgtgccaccttggaaacgttgagaccgctgctgcaaaatgggacccgcatgtcattctctatgtacagtaaagtttcttttctcggagttatttttggctcgtgatatttggtcacttgcattttttctttcgatcccgtgccacctttgtaacgctgagaccgctgctgcaaaatgtgacccgcatgtcgtcctaaaaatactttcctttcttggagttattttttacccctaatttgtggctacttccttttttttatcccctgccgcctttgaaacgttgaggactcttctggctcatgggtcccgcttgtcagtctatgtgaacaataaacctttcctttctttgatttatttttgacccctaatttctgactagttgccttttttttggatcccatgccgccttggaaacgttgaggatgctgctgcctcatgggtcccgtatgtcatcctcttagaacgataaatgtgttttttcttgtttttttaccaactgaagtttggcttattttttctttcgatctcattccacctttaaaacgtcgaggacgctgctggctcatgtgtcccacatgtcagcctctttgaacaataaacctttcctttgttggatttatttttgaccaatAATTTCAGGCTATTTgccattttctttcgatcacatggcgcctttgaaaccttgagacgctgctggctcatgggtcccacatgtcagcctctatgagcaataaaagtttcctttcttggatttatttttgacagtaattactggctatttgcattttttcgatcccctgccgcctttgaaactaagaggacgctgatGCACGTGAGGTGTGGTCTGAAGTTAATGGCTTCTATGGTATTCACCTAATCTGTAAGAATTTTGCCTCTCCCAAGATGTGGATCTTTGATTATCTTTGTTCAGTCGGTGTTCTGCGGCGGTTCTATTATCGCCTTCGTCAAGCATACATGATATAGCATTGACGAACTGAATGTGAACATCCGTTACAGGCTTTTTTAGTAGATTCTATCAACCAATTGCTAGCTTCtatatatatcactagtagtacatacatcccgaaagcattagaatattagaccatgttcacaagaataacatcaagtctGAAGTACATTAACCAAGTGATGAAGTATATTGTTCAGACCAGTACAAAATATAGGGAGTTAAAGTAACACTATGCAGAAATTGGCCCAAATCTTGCATATATCTCTCTAGCAAAGGGATCAGCCACTGACAAGTCATGTATCAAGCAGCTACGAACACCGTCCGAGCTGAACTTATCTAAGGATGgtaaatatccaaactgaaaatcAACATCTCTAGAAGCGGTGTTCTTCAGGTCTAGGCGCTTGAACTGGGTATCCCACCAGATCTTATTGTGATAATTTGTTACACCAAATTTCATTACTTTGAGCATTCTAGTGTTCTGCATAAAGAACCTGGAGACAATAACATCATTTCTCCTTCCTCGGTAGTCAGAAATCGAAATTTCTTTGACATGGAGATCAAGGCATTCAATGGGACAGGCTGGCTCATTATGCAGCACATGAACCTTATCGCCGGTTCTATAAaactgcaaagaagtcaaattaagtagtcagtacaataacaaagtacttcatagctgtcaactaatgaatatctcaggtgagttgaatcatgtgttaaccgaggaccgtggaacaacataatcccctgacacgttccaatttgatagatgcacttttttacatctattattgtcattgtaaagttggggaaaggttaccaacatgggaaactccaatccgcaactagttgcgggtgcaccccatttttcttttgacacttccaagtttccaaagaaaaatgtaaactaaaagtctggacatacattgtgttctatcatgtgcttctgtgaagtttcatccaaaaatatgataatatgtgatctacacaaaaaagaacaaatgatgtgtaaatagtaagtcacactatttacatatgtctaatcttttttacacagatcacatattatcatgtgtttatatgaaacttcacagatgcacaagatacaacacattgTATGACAAGAAGTTTAGTTTTGAACCAACATAATATAACTTCATTGTGGATGTTCTTCTAGTACAAAATATTGTTCAACCGATCTAGGCTAATAACAGGTTAACTCCATGTAACTCTACACTTTTTTCTCATAGTGGTAAACAGTTAACAACAACGAATTTACCTTGATATATAGCTTCTCCGTGCAGGGAAAGCATCTAAGAAATGCAAGTAGTTGATCCAGACTAGGGCCGTCAGATTTTAGAACCAAGTTCTTCACTGTGCACAGAGAATGttccaagcttatgggcatcatcctctacaggacaatggtacatatgtcaaaaaaaaataacaaaaatgtgagttaattcaacaagaagaaggTTGTTCTACCAAAAAGTTTATGCGTCCAATAACAAGTTGGCAGCCAGGGTACGACGCAAAGCCCAACACCATCAACTTTGGTGCGTTGGCGACCTGGATTAGTAGTGGAACATCATGAACACATATGACCAATCTCTCGAGGCAAGATGCATCCATAATTTGCACCGTGTCTAACTGAATAAGTTCGGTGGTGTTGCGTTTCCAATAGCTAGCCACACTAATTGTACGAAGATTTGGCATGTGAATGTTGAGGTGGGTGAACCCGTGGACCCCCTCAAGGTGAAGTGCCTCGAGCACAATACAGCGGGTGAACAGGCGGTCGATGTTCGCCGCCTTACAGATGTAGACGTCATAGAGCATCAGCTTCTTGAGTTGGGGGAAAAGAAACATGGAGTTGGCATAAATCTCGGGCAAATAGCAAGTACAAATGCTGACAATGCGCAGCGTGGGCGCGCAGCGGAGCGCGGACAGCGGGAAGGAGCGCATCACTGTTCCACCATCGAATCTGAGGTACTCGACGCAAGATAGGGTGGTGGACCGGAACCAGCTGTCGAGCGTGGTGTCGACCTTGCAAGTGCTTCTGAAGGGGTCAATTGATACGCTTCTGGCGGGGCCAGGGTGAGCGGCGAGGATACTGGAGACCGCGGCGATGCgtttgtggttttgcttggcgagttggttgtcgatctcgaggttaagtgggacggagtgccagaggtggcgccaccgtttggagaccaaggttgtgcttacagcggatatagtgggcaggtgggagatgatgatgtggagaatctggtcggggaggcggctgatgaggtcaTTGTCGTCGGcgaggaggttaagtgggacggagcgccagaggtggcgccaccgtttggagagcaaggttttccttacagcggatatcatgggcaggagggagatgatgatgt
This region of Lolium perenne isolate Kyuss_39 chromosome 2, Kyuss_2.0, whole genome shotgun sequence genomic DNA includes:
- the LOC139835521 gene encoding uncharacterized protein — protein: MRSFPLSALRCAPTLRIVSICTCYLPEIYANSMFLFPQLKKLMLYDVYICKAANIDRLFTRCIVLEALHLEGVHGFTHLNIHMPNLRTISVASYWKRNTTELIQLDTVQIMDASCLERLVICVHDVPLLIQVANAPKLMVLGFASYPGCQLVIGRINFLRMMPISLEHSLCTVKNLVLKSDGPSLDQLLAFLRCFPCTEKLYIKFYRTGDKVHVLHNEPACPIECLDLHVKEISISDYRGRRNDVIVSRFFMQNTRMLKVMKFGVTNYHNKIWWDTQFKRLDLKNTASRDVDFQFGYLPSLDKFSSDGVRSCLIHDLSVADPFAREIYARFGPISA